The Desulfatitalea tepidiphila genome window below encodes:
- a CDS encoding SoxR reducing system RseC family protein, with protein sequence MAERIGIVLQDEMNGWARVVTDRKGGCGGCHSSAGGCRTCLTDSRVESRVINPINARSGDLVKISLPAASVYQGAALFYLLPIAGLILGAFGGLWIGGWLGWDSSGGIIGAFAGLVASVWAVVHLGRSPGLSRKLTPAITAVVQSSGAPQERRHAGCCG encoded by the coding sequence ATGGCCGAAAGAATAGGGATCGTACTGCAGGATGAGATGAACGGTTGGGCCCGGGTGGTGACCGACCGGAAAGGGGGATGCGGCGGTTGTCATTCCAGTGCCGGCGGATGTCGGACTTGCCTGACCGATTCGAGGGTGGAGAGCCGGGTGATCAATCCCATCAACGCTCGCAGCGGCGACCTGGTTAAGATTTCGCTACCCGCCGCTTCTGTTTATCAAGGGGCGGCCCTCTTCTATCTCCTGCCTATCGCAGGGCTGATTCTGGGGGCTTTTGGTGGGTTGTGGATCGGCGGCTGGCTGGGATGGGACAGCAGCGGGGGGATCATTGGCGCTTTCGCGGGACTGGTCGCTAGTGTGTGGGCGGTGGTCCACCTGGGCCGCAGCCCGGGATTGAGCCGCAAACTGACCCCGGCCATAACGGCTGTGGTCCAGTCCTCCGGTGCACCGCAGGAGCGACGACATG
- a CDS encoding heavy metal translocating P-type ATPase, whose protein sequence is MKSQSELTSLTADGEQLVDPVCGMSVDQPSETLSYKYEGQTHFFCSTHCLKKFRSNPAQYTDASVETDRQSDTGSESAKGAVYTCPMHPEVQQNGPGDCPICGMALEPRTSAPEEEENREYLYMRSRFWVSAVLSLPLVLIAMRDMLGLAWLDATAGPDILHWSEFVLATPVVLWGGWVFYIRAWKSVATRHLNMFTLIGLGTGVAYIYSVVALLVPQIFPASFRDQNGTVGVYFEAAAVIVTLVLLGQMLEQRARSRTGAAIKALLGLAPKTARRIDAEGAEQDIPLDQVQAGDKLRVRPGEKIPVDGKVIDGASNVDESMITGEPVPVEKNKGARVIGATVNSTGSLIIRAEKVGADTVLSQIVHMVAEAQRSRAPIQKLADMVAGYFVPAVVAVAILASAAWASIGPEPRMAYALIVAVSVLIIACPCALGLATPMSIMVATGKGASFGVLFKDAESIETLRKVTTLVADKTGTLTEGRPRLSEVAAVNGWDEGDVLSLAASLERASEHPLAAAIVEGAEARGAGFKETTEFRSHTGRGVSGVIDTKKVLLGNAKLLEENSVLTEALDAKAEEMRAGGQTAMYLAVAGEPAGLVSVSDPIKETTPEAIERLHAEGIRIVMLTGDNRTTAGAVAAKLGIDDFVADVLPEDKADAIKRFQQDGQVVAMAGDGINDAPALAQSDVGIAMGTGTDVAMESARVTLVKGDLRGIVRARLLSKATMRNIKQNLFFAFVYNALGVPIAAGVLYPIFGLLLSPMIAAAAMSLSSVSVVGNALRLRRIEH, encoded by the coding sequence ATGAAGAGCCAATCCGAATTGACATCATTGACAGCGGACGGTGAACAGCTTGTCGATCCTGTTTGCGGAATGAGCGTGGATCAGCCGTCCGAAACACTTTCCTATAAGTACGAAGGACAGACGCATTTTTTCTGCAGCACGCACTGCCTGAAAAAATTCAGGTCGAACCCCGCTCAGTACACCGATGCCTCCGTAGAAACGGATCGTCAGTCCGATACCGGAAGTGAATCGGCCAAAGGCGCTGTATACACTTGTCCCATGCATCCAGAAGTCCAACAGAATGGGCCTGGTGACTGCCCGATCTGCGGCATGGCCCTGGAACCTCGGACATCAGCGCCGGAAGAGGAAGAAAACAGAGAATACCTGTACATGCGCAGCCGATTCTGGGTAAGCGCCGTATTGAGTCTGCCGCTGGTGTTGATTGCCATGCGCGATATGCTCGGGCTGGCCTGGCTGGATGCCACGGCGGGACCGGATATCTTGCATTGGTCGGAATTCGTACTGGCCACACCGGTCGTCTTATGGGGCGGATGGGTTTTTTACATTCGCGCCTGGAAATCGGTGGCGACCCGGCACCTGAACATGTTCACCCTGATCGGTCTCGGCACGGGGGTCGCTTATATCTACAGCGTGGTCGCACTGCTTGTCCCGCAGATCTTCCCGGCATCCTTCCGAGACCAGAATGGAACGGTGGGCGTTTACTTTGAAGCAGCGGCTGTGATCGTAACGCTGGTGCTGTTAGGACAGATGCTCGAACAACGCGCCCGCAGCCGCACCGGCGCCGCCATTAAAGCGCTCCTGGGCTTGGCGCCCAAAACCGCCCGGCGCATCGATGCCGAAGGTGCGGAACAAGACATCCCCCTCGATCAGGTCCAGGCCGGAGACAAGTTGCGGGTGCGCCCCGGCGAAAAGATCCCCGTTGACGGCAAGGTCATCGACGGCGCCAGCAATGTGGACGAGTCGATGATTACCGGAGAACCCGTTCCGGTGGAAAAAAATAAAGGCGCCAGAGTCATTGGCGCCACCGTCAATTCAACCGGCTCGCTGATCATTCGGGCCGAAAAAGTCGGCGCCGATACCGTCCTGTCGCAGATCGTCCACATGGTGGCCGAAGCCCAGCGGAGCCGGGCGCCGATCCAGAAGCTGGCTGATATGGTGGCCGGCTATTTCGTGCCGGCCGTGGTGGCTGTGGCAATCCTCGCGTCCGCCGCCTGGGCTTCGATCGGTCCGGAGCCGCGCATGGCCTATGCCTTGATCGTGGCGGTGTCCGTTCTGATCATCGCCTGCCCCTGCGCCCTGGGCCTGGCAACACCCATGTCCATCATGGTGGCGACCGGCAAGGGGGCTTCCTTCGGGGTCTTGTTCAAAGACGCCGAATCCATCGAGACCCTGCGCAAGGTGACCACGCTCGTGGCGGACAAGACCGGCACCCTCACCGAAGGCCGGCCGCGGCTAAGCGAGGTGGCGGCCGTCAATGGCTGGGATGAAGGCGATGTGCTCTCGTTGGCCGCCAGCCTGGAGCGGGCCAGCGAGCATCCTCTTGCGGCGGCCATCGTGGAGGGCGCGGAAGCAAGGGGTGCCGGGTTCAAAGAGACAACCGAATTCCGCTCTCACACCGGACGCGGCGTTTCCGGCGTCATCGATACCAAGAAAGTGCTTTTAGGCAATGCCAAGCTGCTGGAGGAAAACAGTGTGCTCACGGAGGCCCTGGACGCCAAGGCTGAAGAGATGCGCGCCGGGGGCCAGACCGCGATGTATCTTGCGGTAGCGGGCGAACCGGCCGGCCTGGTCAGCGTGTCGGATCCGATCAAGGAGACCACGCCGGAAGCCATCGAGCGACTGCACGCCGAAGGCATCCGCATCGTGATGCTGACCGGCGACAACCGGACCACGGCCGGAGCGGTGGCCGCCAAACTGGGCATCGACGACTTTGTGGCCGATGTGCTGCCTGAAGACAAGGCCGACGCCATCAAGCGCTTCCAACAGGACGGGCAGGTGGTTGCAATGGCCGGCGACGGTATTAACGATGCCCCGGCGCTGGCCCAATCGGACGTGGGTATCGCCATGGGCACGGGCACCGACGTGGCCATGGAAAGCGCCCGCGTCACACTGGTCAAAGGTGACCTGCGCGGCATCGTGCGCGCCCGTCTGCTCTCCAAGGCGACCATGCGTAATATCAAACAGAACCTGTTTTTCGCTTTTGTTTACAACGCCCTGGGCGTCCCCATCGCAGCCGGCGTCCTATACCCGATTTTCGGCCTGCTGCTCTCGCCCATGATTGCAGCGGCCGCCATGAGCCTCAGTTCCGTATCGGTCGTGGGCAACGCACTGAG